Part of the Clostridia bacterium genome is shown below.
GTACTCAACTTGCGACATATGCCGCAAAGTGCATTGAAAACGAAATATTGATGTATATTCGTGCCAATAAAAAGCACCGCACCAATTTGTCTTTGGCTGACACTGTAGGCATTGACAGAGAAGGCAATGAAATTACATTAATGGATTTGTTATTTATTAAAGAAGACAGTATTGTTGATCAAGTAGAAAATCACATACTTCTAGATAAGATTATGGATATTATAAAGCAAGTTCTTGACAAACGGGAATATATGATTATAAAAATGCGTTATTCTCTTGGCGATCAAAAAAGTATGACTCAAAGAGAAGTAGCTGCGAAATTAGGAATATCTCGTTCATATATATCGCGAATAGAAAAAAAAGCTCTTGCAAAAATACGCAAT
Proteins encoded:
- the sigK gene encoding RNA polymerase sporulation sigma factor SigK, with translation MIIENLFTFLSKIFFFTSYVNNKGTFPKPLTQEEEKKYLELYKQGDIQAKDILIRHNLRLVAHIVKKFNNAAEVDDMISVGSIGLIKAINTYSHDKGTQLATYAAKCIENEILMYIRANKKHRTNLSLADTVGIDREGNEITLMDLLFIKEDSIVDQVENHILLDKIMDIIKQVLDKREYMIIKMRYSLGDQKSMTQREVAAKLGISRSYISRIEKKALAKIRNELAKCSLKN